From the genome of Dehalobacter sp.:
GATGGGGTTTTTAATGGATATGCTGTTTCTCCATAAACAAACCACCCCAGGGTTTGTCCTGCCTCTACCACGATAATACTTGTTAGCACTGCGAATAAACCGACAGGCATTAAACGCTTAATATCTTCTTTTCTCATGAAAAACAAAGTAAACCATGGCAGAATTATCATAGACCACAATATAACTTGATTACTCATTACCACACCGTACCTTTTTTTATTTAGAATAGTATTAGTAGTTTGTAAATTTTAATTCACTCTCCTTTACTAACAAACCAGGTAAAAGCCTAGTTTCAGATTCGATAAATACCTGGGGAACTCTTTTTAGTCAAAAAAACCACATCATTGTCCCCACTGATGCCAGTATCAATAAAATAAATATACTCAATATACTTTTCAGAATCACTCTCAATAATTTCATTCCATTTTCCTCTTTGTCAAAAAGCTTCATTTCTGTTATTGCCCAACAGTTTTTAACTCCAATGCGCCTATTTTCTTAACCCGCCCGATAATAAGGGCCAGGGTGGAAACCAGCAATCCGGAAATTACGAACAGAAAACCGATGCCCCTTCCCTGTCCTGTCCCAATAACTTGCCCGATAGTTTGGCTAAGCGCCCCACCTGAATAAAAAAGCGGATTAAACAGGTGGTCGGCTAAAAAACCAGCTGATCCAAAAGCTAATATATAACCTGCTTGTGAAATTGCGTAAACCATGGACCATATCCTGCCCTGCTTTGCATTGTCTACATTGCTGCGAATGAGGACCTCCAGGCTTGTATTCAGAAACGGAAGTGTACTGAAAAAGAGGAACCCAAAAACCATGATCAAGGCAACTGCAGTAAAAAGGCCCATAAGGGCATAAAACAGCCCCGCCAGCGCAAGAGACCATGCAAGTGTTAACACCTTGTTTTTTCGTATTCCGAATATGCCGATAATCAGGCTGCTTACCAGCATCCCTGACGCCGATACAGAAAGAGTCATACCCAGAATTCTGGAATTGGTCAGTGACAACATCATGGGCCCAAATAACGATTGCAGCAACCCCACAAAAAAGCAAACCATTGTTGTTAATAAAACCAGGCATAAAACTTCCTGCTGGGATATAAGGTAGTGAAATGACTCGGACATATCACGCAAAAATTCCGGTTTTTCCTGCTTTAAGGGAGCGGCATCCTGCTTTTTAACCACAAATACTGCCGCTGCGGCAATCAAGAAGGTCATGATATCAATTATCAAAACCAGTTTAATGTCAAAAATACTCATCAGGAATCCTGCAATAATCGGAGATATAAGATATTGTGCCGACCCTGCCAATTGGATAAGCCCGCTTGCCCGGGAATACATCTCTTCTGAAACCAGGTCGGTGACAACCGCCTTATAAGAGGGGTTTTGAATAGCTGCGAATACCGAACTCAGTGCCACTCCAACATATATATGCCAAATCTCTATACTGCCCGATATCATGACCAGCAGAATGAATAATAAACCGGTTATAGCGCCCGCATCCCCGATTATCATCATTTTCTTGCGGTTAAACCTGTCTGCCAGTACTCCCCCAAAGGGCAGCAAAATGAATGTCGGCAAAAAGGCAAAAAGAATGATTAAGGAAAAATTCGTCGCCGATTGGGTCTTCTGAAAAACAAACACACCCAGTGCGAAAGCGGTAAGCCCGCTTCCAATGGCCGACATCAGCTGCCCCAGCCAGATAATAAGAAATCTTTTGTATGATTTATCCTGAACATTCATCTTTCTTTACCTCCCTTTATACAGACTTATAGAAGCCAGGTCTGAGTTTTGCCGCATTCCACAACTGGAGGGCGTTTGTTATGAAAAA
Proteins encoded in this window:
- a CDS encoding MFS transporter, with protein sequence MNVQDKSYKRFLIIWLGQLMSAIGSGLTAFALGVFVFQKTQSATNFSLIILFAFLPTFILLPFGGVLADRFNRKKMMIIGDAGAITGLLFILLVMISGSIEIWHIYVGVALSSVFAAIQNPSYKAVVTDLVSEEMYSRASGLIQLAGSAQYLISPIIAGFLMSIFDIKLVLIIDIMTFLIAAAAVFVVKKQDAAPLKQEKPEFLRDMSESFHYLISQQEVLCLVLLTTMVCFFVGLLQSLFGPMMLSLTNSRILGMTLSVSASGMLVSSLIIGIFGIRKNKVLTLAWSLALAGLFYALMGLFTAVALIMVFGFLFFSTLPFLNTSLEVLIRSNVDNAKQGRIWSMVYAISQAGYILAFGSAGFLADHLFNPLFYSGGALSQTIGQVIGTGQGRGIGFLFVISGLLVSTLALIIGRVKKIGALELKTVGQ